AGCGTCGCCGCCTCGTCGACGATCGCGGTCGGCTCGACGAACAGCTCGTCGAGGTCACCGTCGCGGACGACCAGCTCGAACAGCGCGCTGCGCTTGTTGTGGACGCCCTGTCGATCGACGTAGTCGACGTAGTCGTCGACGAAATCGCCCGCGTCGTAGACGATCGGCCGCCCCTCGTACACCTCGACGCCCTGGAGGACGTGAGCGCTGTGGCCGTGGACGACGTCGACCCCCTGATCGACGAGCCACCGCCCGAACCGCTCGTGGACTCGCCGTGGTTCGGTCTTCCAGTTCGCGCCCCAGTGGAGCGAGGCGACGACGAGGTCCGGATCGTGGCTCCGAGCGCTCCCGAGCACCCCTTCGACGAGCGACTGGGTCGCGGGGACCGAGGGGTCGAGCGTCGCGAAGGCGGTGCCCGGCCCGTCTCGCGTCGCGGCGAACGCCTTTGCCTGGTCGGTGAGGCCGAACGCCGCGACCGTGAGGTCGCCCGCCTCGAACACGGCGGGCTCGAGCGCCGCCTCGAGATCGGTTCCGGCGCCGGCGTGGGCGATGCCGGCGTCGCCGAGGTGGGTTCGCGTGTCGCGGAGCGCGGGCTCCCGGAAATCGAGGACGTGGTTGTTCGCGAGCGAGACGAACGAGGCCCCGGCGGCGTCCAGCGCCGGGATCGCGAAGGCGGGGTCCGACCGGAAGTAGTACACCTTGTCCGGCCACCGCGTGCCGCCCTCGGAGACGCAACACTCAAGATTGGCGACGAGCCCGTCGAGCTCCGCGAGGCGCGGCAGCGTCGACCCCCAGACCTGCGCGGGGTCGTCGTCGGCCCAACGCTCGTTGACGCTGCGCCCGAGCATGAAGTCGCCGACGAACCCGATCCGTGCGTCGACGTCGGGGGCGTCGAGGTCGCCGCGCTCGCTCTCGTCGCTGCGTCCGCCGGAGCGAGACGCGACACAACCGGCGACGCCCGCCAGTCCGGCGACGCCCGACGCCAGCAGGGTTCGACGGGTTCGCATCGCTCGCGGCTTCGGCCGGCGTCGATTTCAAGCCACCGAGTGAGCGCCGGCGGCGTCCGATCGCGATCAGTACTCGATCGCCGCCGAGTACCGGTCGAGCACGAGCACGAACGCCGCGCCTGCGACGGCCGCGAGCGCGAACCGCGGCGCGGCGGCCCGCCACGACTCCCCGCTCTCTGCGAGCCGGGTCGACACCTCGAGGAGCGGCGCCCGGAGCGCGCCGACGACGAGGCTCACGAGGAACGCGAGCGTGGCGGCCCGGGCGCGGGCGAGCGCGTACCGCACCGTGTGCGCGATCGTGAACAGCCCGACGACCCCGCCGAGGAGAAACGTCAC
Above is a window of Halorubrum depositum DNA encoding:
- a CDS encoding CapA family protein, which encodes MRTRRTLLASGVAGLAGVAGCVASRSGGRSDESERGDLDAPDVDARIGFVGDFMLGRSVNERWADDDPAQVWGSTLPRLAELDGLVANLECCVSEGGTRWPDKVYYFRSDPAFAIPALDAAGASFVSLANNHVLDFREPALRDTRTHLGDAGIAHAGAGTDLEAALEPAVFEAGDLTVAAFGLTDQAKAFAATRDGPGTAFATLDPSVPATQSLVEGVLGSARSHDPDLVVASLHWGANWKTEPRRVHERFGRWLVDQGVDVVHGHSAHVLQGVEVYEGRPIVYDAGDFVDDYVDYVDRQGVHNKRSALFELVVRDGDLDELFVEPTAIVDEAATLADPEIAEWVRDTVAERSAAFGTEVERTDGGLSIPLGED